From Staphylococcus delphini, one genomic window encodes:
- a CDS encoding DNA polymerase III subunit alpha — protein MVAHLNIHTAYDLLNSSITIEGAVQRTIELGYSAIAITDLNVMYGVPQFYDACIQHGIKPLLGMTVYLTDQLNVLEAVVIAKNNQGLKNLFKLSSDIKVNRMKHVSIYEKKDLFHDTIVIFKQMTNQEKHWHDEMPDGATCYIDHQSAEACELPKVLMQAAYYERAEDKNTLKVLHAIRDNTKVNLVDSYETPTEHIYDVDALYESQFAEEWLARTDEIANMCDAQLEYHQALLPEFVTPDGSSANAYLWAELERALTDFGLTEARYRERLKYEYDVITQMGYADYFLIVSDLIRYAKSNGVMVGPGRGSSAGSLVSYLLNITTIDPLQYDLLFERFLNPERVTMPDIDIDFEDTQREKVIHYVQQKYGDYRVAGIVTFGHLLAKAVARDVGRVMGFDETTLSEASKLIPSKLGVTLDDAYKEERFKAFVHRNHRHERWFEYCKKLEGLPRNTSTHAAGVIVNDQPLYQSIPLTEGETGLLTQWTMTEAERIGLLKIDFLGLRNLTIIHQIIKQVARDLKVDIDVELIPFDDVHVFELLSRGDTTGIFQLESEGVRRVLQKLQPEHFEDIVAVTSLYRPGPMEEIPTYIRRRHDPSQVTYLHPDLAPILKRTYGVIIYQEQIMQIASQFAGFSYGEADILRRAMSKKNREVLENERQHFIDGAQEKGYAEALSGQIFDLILKFADYGFPRAHAVSYSKIAYIMTYLKVHYPAYFYANILSNVIGNDTKTNMMIQEAKQQHITIHGPHINKSQWRYVATQEGIYISLGAIKGVGYQTVQTIMNERREQGPFKDFFDFCNRIPGRLRSRRTLEALILTGAMDCFGKNRATLLQSIDKVSDTDVSIDTDLLASVATIKQEYAETEEMPSQQLSDYEKQYLGFYVTAHPVEKAFKQKQYLGIFQLQAQVTHQPILITLDAVRVIRTKQGQQMAFVELNDGITTIDGVIFPKTYQQLTGTLETSKFYIIWGKFEKRNDKLQLIINRLTTFEAFETEKRQQTRKIVIREGMTDTLEQQYLTQKQSNNSIAVYLYQESNNQFLFKGYLLQPNHYLDALLEAIEPEHIRLL, from the coding sequence ATGGTTGCACATTTAAATATTCATACGGCTTATGACCTTTTGAATTCAAGCATTACAATCGAAGGAGCCGTTCAGCGCACAATTGAATTAGGATATTCAGCCATCGCAATTACCGACTTGAATGTCATGTATGGTGTGCCACAGTTTTATGACGCGTGTATTCAGCATGGCATTAAACCATTATTAGGGATGACCGTTTACCTCACTGATCAATTGAATGTGTTAGAAGCGGTAGTCATTGCTAAAAATAATCAAGGGTTGAAAAACTTATTTAAACTGTCATCTGATATTAAAGTGAATCGAATGAAACATGTATCCATTTATGAAAAGAAAGATTTGTTTCATGATACGATCGTTATTTTTAAGCAGATGACAAACCAAGAAAAGCATTGGCACGATGAAATGCCTGACGGGGCAACATGTTATATCGACCATCAATCGGCCGAGGCGTGTGAGTTGCCCAAAGTTTTGATGCAGGCGGCTTATTATGAAAGGGCAGAAGATAAAAATACATTAAAAGTGTTACATGCGATTCGTGATAATACGAAAGTCAATTTGGTGGATTCATACGAAACGCCAACAGAACATATATATGATGTCGATGCATTGTATGAGTCGCAATTTGCGGAAGAATGGCTCGCACGTACTGATGAAATTGCAAATATGTGTGATGCTCAACTCGAATATCATCAAGCCTTGTTACCTGAATTTGTAACGCCAGACGGTAGTTCAGCGAATGCATACTTATGGGCCGAGTTAGAACGTGCACTTACGGATTTTGGACTGACTGAAGCGCGCTATCGTGAACGTTTAAAATATGAATATGACGTCATCACACAGATGGGATACGCGGATTACTTTTTAATCGTAAGTGATTTAATTCGTTACGCAAAATCAAATGGTGTCATGGTCGGTCCTGGACGGGGCTCTTCAGCGGGGTCGTTAGTGAGTTATTTGTTAAATATCACGACAATTGACCCACTTCAATATGATTTACTGTTTGAACGATTTCTAAATCCTGAGCGTGTCACGATGCCAGATATCGATATTGACTTTGAGGATACGCAACGTGAAAAAGTCATTCATTATGTCCAGCAAAAGTATGGTGATTACCGTGTTGCGGGTATTGTGACGTTTGGCCATTTACTTGCGAAAGCCGTCGCACGAGATGTGGGGCGCGTAATGGGCTTTGATGAAACGACATTAAGTGAAGCATCGAAATTAATTCCTAGTAAACTCGGAGTTACATTGGATGACGCGTATAAAGAAGAACGTTTCAAAGCGTTTGTCCATCGCAACCATCGTCATGAACGGTGGTTTGAGTATTGTAAAAAGTTAGAAGGATTACCACGAAATACATCGACGCATGCAGCAGGGGTTATTGTGAACGACCAACCGCTATATCAGTCCATCCCATTAACTGAAGGAGAGACAGGTTTGCTGACACAATGGACAATGACGGAAGCAGAACGCATTGGTTTATTGAAAATCGACTTTTTAGGACTGCGAAACTTAACGATTATTCATCAAATCATCAAACAAGTGGCGCGTGATTTAAAAGTCGACATCGATGTTGAACTAATTCCTTTTGATGATGTACACGTCTTTGAACTGTTGTCACGTGGAGATACGACAGGTATTTTCCAACTGGAGTCTGAAGGTGTACGACGTGTTTTACAAAAATTACAGCCTGAACATTTTGAAGATATTGTTGCCGTGACATCACTTTATCGTCCGGGGCCAATGGAAGAAATTCCGACTTACATTCGTCGTCGTCACGACCCAAGTCAAGTTACGTATTTGCATCCGGATTTGGCACCGATTTTGAAACGTACATATGGGGTGATTATCTACCAAGAGCAGATCATGCAGATTGCGAGTCAGTTTGCAGGATTTTCTTATGGTGAAGCGGATATTTTACGTCGTGCGATGAGTAAAAAGAATAGAGAAGTCCTTGAAAATGAACGGCAACATTTTATCGATGGTGCACAAGAAAAAGGCTATGCTGAGGCGTTAAGTGGTCAAATTTTTGATTTAATCTTAAAGTTTGCGGACTACGGTTTTCCACGTGCGCATGCAGTAAGTTATTCTAAGATTGCTTACATCATGACCTATTTAAAAGTACATTACCCTGCTTACTTTTATGCCAATATCTTAAGTAATGTGATTGGTAATGACACGAAAACAAACATGATGATTCAAGAGGCGAAACAGCAACACATTACAATACACGGTCCGCATATTAACAAAAGTCAATGGCGTTATGTCGCGACACAAGAAGGCATCTATATTTCATTAGGTGCGATTAAAGGTGTCGGTTATCAAACGGTACAAACGATTATGAATGAAAGACGTGAACAAGGTCCCTTTAAAGACTTCTTTGATTTCTGTAATCGTATTCCCGGTCGCTTAAGATCACGGCGTACATTAGAAGCATTGATTTTAACAGGTGCGATGGATTGTTTTGGCAAAAATCGCGCGACCTTATTACAATCAATTGATAAAGTGTCAGATACAGATGTCAGTATTGATACCGATCTTCTTGCGAGTGTTGCAACCATTAAACAAGAATATGCGGAAACTGAAGAAATGCCGAGCCAACAATTAAGTGATTATGAGAAGCAATATTTAGGCTTTTACGTGACTGCGCATCCTGTTGAAAAGGCGTTTAAGCAAAAACAATATCTCGGCATTTTTCAGCTTCAAGCACAAGTGACGCACCAACCGATTCTGATTACATTAGATGCTGTCCGTGTTATTCGAACGAAACAAGGTCAACAGATGGCGTTTGTTGAGTTAAATGACGGCATAACGACAATAGACGGTGTCATCTTCCCGAAAACGTATCAACAGTTAACCGGAACTTTGGAGACATCAAAGTTTTATATCATTTGGGGCAAGTTTGAAAAAAGAAACGACAAACTTCAATTGATTATCAACCGATTGACGACTTTTGAAGCCTTTGAAACAGAAAAAAGACAGCAGACGCGTAAAATTGTGATTAGAGAAGGTATGACAGATACACTAGAGCAACAGTATCTAACTCAAAAACAATCAAACAATAGTATCGCTGTGTACCTATATCAAGAAAGCAACAATCAATTTCTATTTAAAGGTTATTTATTGCAACCTAATCACTATTTAGATGCACTTTTAGAAGCGATTGAACCTGAACATATCCGTTTGTTATAA
- a CDS encoding NAD(P)-dependent malic enzyme, protein MSLRDDALQMHKENHGKLAVSPKVKVTNKEELSLAYSPGVAEPCKDIHERPSRVYDYTMKSNMVAVISDGTAVLGLGNIGAEASIPVMEGKAVLFKSFAGVDAFPLSLATNDTEEIIRTVKLVEPNFGGVNLEDISAPRCFEIEERLKKETKIPVFHDDQHGTAIVTVAGLVNALRIVDKDLADIKVVLNGAGAAGIAIVKLLYSYGVRHMIMCDSKGAIYEGRPYGMNETKDTVAKWTNKDKVEGKLVDVIEGADVFIGVSVADALSEEMVQSMNDDAIIFAMANPNPEITPDKAKHAGAKVIGTGRSDFPNQINNVLAFPGIFRGALDVRATHINEEMKRAAVEAIANLITDEERNPDYVIPGPFDYRVAPSVAREVARAAMESGVARIEVDPDDVYEKTLSLTDLKK, encoded by the coding sequence ATGTCCTTAAGAGATGATGCACTGCAAATGCATAAAGAAAATCATGGCAAATTAGCCGTTAGTCCAAAAGTTAAGGTAACGAATAAAGAGGAATTAAGCTTAGCCTATTCTCCAGGTGTAGCTGAACCTTGTAAAGATATACATGAAAGACCGAGTCGTGTTTATGATTATACGATGAAAAGTAACATGGTAGCCGTTATTTCAGATGGCACGGCTGTTCTCGGACTTGGAAATATTGGTGCTGAAGCGAGTATCCCAGTCATGGAGGGGAAAGCGGTACTGTTCAAAAGTTTCGCAGGCGTTGATGCCTTCCCATTGTCACTTGCAACGAATGATACAGAAGAAATTATCCGTACAGTGAAACTCGTGGAACCTAACTTTGGTGGTGTCAATTTAGAGGACATTTCTGCACCGCGCTGTTTTGAAATTGAAGAACGCCTGAAAAAAGAGACAAAAATTCCAGTGTTTCATGATGATCAGCACGGTACTGCTATCGTAACGGTAGCTGGTTTAGTCAATGCATTACGTATTGTTGATAAAGACTTAGCAGATATTAAAGTAGTCCTTAATGGTGCGGGTGCTGCCGGTATTGCGATTGTTAAATTACTTTATTCATATGGTGTACGTCATATGATTATGTGTGATTCTAAAGGTGCTATTTATGAAGGGCGTCCATATGGGATGAATGAAACGAAAGATACTGTAGCGAAATGGACGAATAAAGATAAAGTTGAAGGAAAATTGGTCGATGTCATCGAAGGCGCAGATGTTTTCATCGGTGTTTCAGTCGCAGATGCACTCTCTGAAGAAATGGTACAGTCTATGAATGATGATGCTATTATTTTTGCAATGGCGAACCCAAATCCTGAAATTACGCCAGACAAAGCTAAGCATGCAGGTGCTAAAGTTATTGGTACAGGACGTTCAGACTTTCCAAACCAAATTAATAATGTCTTGGCATTCCCAGGCATTTTCCGTGGTGCCTTAGATGTACGTGCCACACATATCAATGAAGAAATGAAACGTGCAGCTGTTGAAGCGATTGCTAACTTAATTACGGATGAAGAGCGCAACCCAGATTACGTTATTCCTGGTCCGTTCGATTATCGTGTCGCGCCATCTGTAGCACGAGAAGTAGCACGTGCGGCAATGGAATCAGGAGTAGCCCGTATTGAAGTCGATCCAGACGATGTATACGAGAAGACGTTATCACTCACAGATTTAAAGAAATAA
- the accD gene encoding acetyl-CoA carboxylase, carboxyltransferase subunit beta: MFKDFFNRNSKKKKYVTVQDSKQNEVPEGIMTKCPNCKKIMYTKELTENLNVCFNCDHHIQLSAYGRIEAIADNGTFEEFDKGMTSANPLNFPGYEEKVEKDQEKTGLNEAIVTGTAELNGIKFGIGVMDPRFRMGSMGSVVGEKICRIVDHCTEERLPFVLFTASGGARMQEGIISLMQMAKTSVSLEKHSDAGLLFISYMTHPTTGGVSASFASVGDINLAEPKALIGFAGRRVIEQTINEKLPDDFQTAEFLLEHGQLDKVVHRSEMKKTLATLFDMHREVKK; encoded by the coding sequence ATGTTTAAAGACTTTTTTAACCGTAACTCTAAAAAGAAAAAATATGTTACGGTTCAAGATTCGAAACAAAATGAAGTTCCTGAAGGCATAATGACGAAATGTCCAAACTGTAAAAAAATTATGTACACAAAAGAACTCACTGAAAATTTAAATGTATGTTTTAATTGTGATCATCATATTCAATTATCAGCTTATGGCCGTATTGAAGCAATTGCCGATAATGGAACTTTTGAAGAATTTGATAAAGGGATGACCTCTGCAAATCCATTAAACTTTCCTGGCTATGAAGAAAAGGTTGAAAAAGACCAAGAGAAAACAGGATTAAATGAAGCAATCGTCACTGGAACTGCAGAACTCAATGGCATTAAGTTTGGTATTGGTGTCATGGACCCAAGATTTAGAATGGGCAGCATGGGTTCTGTAGTTGGTGAAAAAATTTGTCGCATTGTCGATCATTGTACAGAAGAGCGACTCCCGTTTGTCTTATTTACGGCATCTGGTGGGGCACGTATGCAAGAAGGCATCATTTCGCTCATGCAAATGGCTAAAACAAGTGTATCTTTAGAAAAACATTCTGATGCAGGTCTATTGTTCATTTCCTATATGACACATCCAACTACAGGTGGGGTATCTGCAAGTTTTGCATCAGTCGGCGATATCAATTTGGCAGAACCGAAAGCCTTAATCGGGTTTGCAGGACGCCGTGTCATCGAACAAACAATTAATGAAAAATTACCGGATGATTTCCAAACGGCTGAATTTTTATTAGAACATGGTCAGCTCGACAAAGTTGTGCATCGTAGTGAAATGAAGAAAACGTTAGCGACGTTATTTGATATGCATCGTGAGGTGAAAAAGTAA
- a CDS encoding acetyl-CoA carboxylase carboxyltransferase subunit alpha produces the protein MLDFEKPIQDIQTKIESLKETQAKNDVDLSDEIEILEAALQTEKEKIYTSLKPWDRVQIARLPERPTVLDYIPYIFDDFIELHGDRNFRDDPAIVGGLAYFNGQPVTVIGQQRGKDTKDNIYRNFGMAHPEGYRKALRLMKEAEKFNRPIFTFIDTKGAYPGKAAEERGQSESIARNLVSMAGLTVPVISIVIGEGGSGGALGLGVSNRLLMLENSTYSVISPEGAAGILWKDSSLAKIAAETMKITAYDLLELNIIDEVVKEPLGGAHHDVEMLAKRIKQKFTKHLASFEHMTPADIKEDRFEKFRNIGSYVE, from the coding sequence ATGCTTGATTTTGAAAAACCGATCCAAGATATACAAACTAAAATTGAATCATTGAAAGAAACGCAAGCGAAAAATGATGTCGATTTGTCTGATGAAATCGAAATTCTTGAAGCTGCATTGCAAACAGAAAAAGAAAAAATTTACACTTCCTTAAAGCCGTGGGATCGTGTTCAAATAGCAAGATTACCTGAAAGACCGACCGTACTCGACTATATTCCCTACATTTTTGATGATTTTATCGAATTACATGGCGATCGTAACTTTAGGGATGATCCCGCTATCGTAGGGGGATTAGCTTATTTCAATGGTCAACCTGTAACAGTCATTGGTCAACAGCGCGGTAAAGATACGAAAGATAATATTTACCGTAACTTTGGTATGGCGCATCCTGAAGGTTATCGTAAAGCGTTGAGATTGATGAAAGAAGCTGAAAAGTTTAACCGACCTATTTTCACATTCATTGATACGAAAGGTGCATATCCTGGTAAAGCAGCCGAAGAACGTGGTCAAAGTGAGTCCATTGCACGTAACCTCGTTTCTATGGCAGGTTTAACCGTACCTGTCATTTCAATCGTCATTGGTGAAGGTGGAAGCGGTGGCGCATTAGGTCTTGGTGTGAGCAATCGTTTATTGATGTTAGAAAACAGTACATACTCTGTCATTTCACCAGAAGGCGCGGCCGGTATTTTATGGAAAGACAGCTCTCTGGCTAAAATTGCGGCAGAAACGATGAAAATTACGGCATATGATTTGCTAGAATTAAACATTATTGATGAAGTGGTGAAAGAGCCATTAGGTGGTGCGCATCACGACGTTGAGATGTTAGCAAAGCGTATTAAGCAAAAGTTTACCAAGCATTTAGCCTCGTTTGAACATATGACACCCGCTGATATTAAAGAAGATCGTTTTGAAAAATTCCGTAATATTGGTTCATATGTTGAATAA
- the pfkA gene encoding 6-phosphofructokinase, with the protein MKKIAVLTSGGDSPGMNAAIRAVVRKALYHNIEVYGVYQGYQGLINDDIRKLELGSVGDIIQRGGTFLYSARCPEFKEKEVRQKGIENLRKRGIEGLVVIGGDGSYRGAQRISEECKEIQTIGIPGTIDNDINGTDFTIGFDTALNTIIESVDKIRDTASSHARTFIIEVMGRDCGDLALWSGLAVGAETIILPETETDIKDIAEKIQHGIDRGKKHSIIIVAEGCMTGDMCASELTKYINVDARVSVLGHIQRGGSPTGADRVLASRLGGYAVELLLNGETAKGVGIKDNRLVATNFDDIFNTSERQINQRMLGLTEELSI; encoded by the coding sequence ATGAAAAAAATTGCAGTTTTAACAAGTGGCGGAGATTCTCCGGGGATGAATGCAGCAATTCGAGCAGTTGTAAGAAAAGCGCTTTATCACAATATTGAAGTCTATGGTGTGTATCAAGGATATCAAGGTCTTATCAATGATGACATTCGCAAACTCGAATTAGGTTCAGTTGGTGATATTATTCAACGCGGAGGTACTTTCTTATATTCAGCACGTTGCCCAGAATTTAAAGAAAAAGAAGTACGCCAAAAAGGGATTGAAAACCTTAGAAAGCGTGGAATTGAAGGGTTAGTCGTTATTGGTGGCGACGGAAGTTACCGTGGTGCACAACGTATTAGTGAAGAATGTAAAGAAATTCAAACGATTGGTATTCCAGGTACTATTGATAACGATATTAATGGTACTGATTTTACAATCGGTTTTGATACAGCGTTAAATACAATTATTGAATCTGTGGACAAAATCCGAGATACTGCTTCAAGCCACGCACGCACTTTTATCATTGAAGTTATGGGCCGTGACTGCGGAGATTTAGCATTATGGTCAGGTTTAGCTGTAGGCGCTGAAACAATCATTTTACCCGAAACAGAAACAGACATTAAAGATATCGCAGAAAAAATTCAACACGGTATCGATAGAGGTAAAAAGCATTCTATCATCATCGTTGCAGAAGGGTGTATGACGGGTGATATGTGCGCATCAGAATTAACAAAATATATTAATGTTGATGCACGTGTATCTGTGCTCGGTCATATTCAACGTGGTGGTAGCCCAACAGGTGCAGACCGTGTACTTGCATCACGTTTAGGGGGCTATGCTGTTGAGCTTTTACTTAACGGCGAAACGGCTAAAGGTGTCGGGATTAAAGACAACCGCTTAGTTGCGACTAATTTTGATGACATTTTCAATACATCAGAACGTCAAATTAACCAACGTATGTTAGGTTTAACTGAAGAATTATCTATATAA
- the pyk gene encoding pyruvate kinase yields the protein MKKTKIVCTIGPASESEDMLEKLMKAGMNVARLNFSHGSHDEHAARIRSIRKIAKKLEKNIGILLDTKGPEIRTHDMKDGIITLEKGSHVIVSMQEVEGTAEKFSVTYENLINDVEVGSFILLDDGLIELEVESIDHAAGEVHCKVLNTGELKNKKGVNLPGVRVNLPGITDKDAQDIRFGIEQDVDFIAASFVRRASDVLEIRKILEEVGNRTISIIPKIENQEGIDNIEEILEVSDGLMVARGDMGVEIPPEAVPIVQKDLIRKCNKLGKPVITATQMLDSMQRNPRATRAEASDVANAIYDGTDAVMLSGETAAGAYPEEAVKAMHDIAVAAEQAQNYKQLLSDRTKLVETSLVNAIGVSAAHTALNLSVKAIVAATESGKTARTISKYRPKSDIIAVTPFETTARQCTLVWGVYPVVREGNFTTDELLNNSVATAIESERVENGDLLIIIAGVPTGESGTTNLMKLHLVGEDLASGQGIGRNSAVGRTVVVNNGSELKGRDLDQAVIVTPSIDESIIPYLDQAVALVTEEAGLTSSSAIIGLEKGIPTVVGVNNVVDIIPDNALVTVDATQGKVYEGYANVL from the coding sequence ATGAAAAAAACTAAAATCGTTTGTACGATTGGACCAGCATCAGAATCAGAAGATATGTTAGAAAAGTTAATGAAAGCAGGTATGAACGTTGCGCGATTAAACTTTTCACATGGCTCACATGATGAACATGCAGCACGTATTCGTTCAATTCGTAAAATAGCGAAAAAGTTAGAGAAAAATATTGGTATCTTACTTGATACTAAAGGACCTGAAATCCGTACACATGACATGAAAGATGGCATCATTACGCTTGAAAAAGGATCACATGTCATCGTGAGCATGCAGGAAGTTGAAGGTACAGCGGAAAAGTTCTCTGTCACATACGAAAACTTAATTAACGATGTTGAAGTCGGTTCATTTATTTTATTAGATGATGGCTTGATTGAATTAGAAGTGGAATCTATTGATCATGCAGCTGGCGAAGTTCACTGTAAAGTTTTAAATACGGGAGAACTTAAAAATAAAAAAGGTGTTAACTTACCAGGTGTTCGTGTTAACTTACCAGGTATTACAGATAAAGATGCGCAAGATATTCGTTTTGGTATCGAGCAAGACGTTGACTTCATTGCGGCAAGTTTCGTTCGTCGAGCAAGTGACGTTCTAGAAATTCGTAAAATTTTAGAAGAAGTGGGCAACCGTACAATTAGCATTATCCCAAAAATTGAAAACCAAGAAGGTATCGATAATATTGAAGAAATTCTTGAAGTTTCTGATGGCTTAATGGTAGCCAGAGGGGATATGGGTGTTGAAATTCCACCAGAAGCAGTGCCGATTGTACAAAAAGATTTAATCCGTAAATGTAATAAGCTAGGTAAACCAGTTATTACTGCAACACAAATGTTAGACTCAATGCAACGTAATCCTCGTGCTACGCGTGCAGAAGCGTCTGACGTAGCGAACGCAATTTACGATGGTACAGATGCAGTTATGCTTTCGGGTGAAACTGCAGCAGGGGCTTATCCAGAAGAAGCCGTTAAAGCAATGCATGATATCGCAGTAGCTGCTGAACAGGCTCAAAACTACAAACAACTGTTATCAGACCGTACAAAACTTGTTGAAACATCACTTGTGAACGCCATTGGTGTATCTGCTGCACACACAGCTTTAAACTTAAGTGTTAAAGCGATTGTGGCTGCAACAGAAAGTGGGAAAACTGCGCGTACGATTTCGAAATACAGACCAAAATCTGACATTATCGCAGTCACGCCATTCGAAACAACAGCGCGTCAATGTACACTTGTATGGGGGGTATACCCAGTCGTTCGTGAAGGTAACTTTACTACAGATGAATTATTGAACAATTCTGTAGCAACAGCCATCGAAAGCGAACGTGTTGAAAACGGTGATTTACTCATTATCATTGCAGGTGTACCAACAGGTGAATCTGGTACGACAAACTTAATGAAGTTACATCTTGTAGGTGAAGACTTAGCAAGTGGTCAAGGTATTGGTCGTAACTCAGCAGTAGGTCGAACAGTCGTTGTCAACAATGGCTCTGAATTAAAAGGTCGCGACTTAGACCAAGCTGTTATCGTGACACCATCGATTGACGAAAGCATTATCCCATATTTAGACCAGGCTGTTGCTTTAGTCACTGAAGAAGCTGGTTTAACTTCTTCAAGTGCTATCATAGGACTTGAAAAAGGCATTCCAACAGTCGTAGGTGTTAACAATGTCGTTGATATAATTCCTGATAACGCATTAGTGACAGTCGATGCGACACAAGGTAAAGTTTATGAAGGTTATGCAAACGTGCTATAA
- a CDS encoding citrate synthase, with translation MAELMRGLEGVIAAETKISSIIDSQLTYAGYDIDDLTENAQFEEIVFLLWNYRLPTKRELSELKEKLFEYMTLNPRMYSHFEEYTTDKVHPMTALRTSVSYLAHFDENADDNDEEALQERAIRIQAKIASLVASFARVREGKEPVKPDPSLSYAANFLYMLRGEKPTDVEVEGFNKALILHADHELNASAFTARCAVSSLSDMYSGVTAAVSSLKGPLHGGANERVMQMLTEIGSVDNVEDYLQKAFANKDKVMGFGHRVYKNGDPRAKYLKEMSQKITNETGQSELFDVSVKIAEIMKEEKGLLPNVDFYSATVYHSMGIDHDLFTPIFAVSRTSGWTAHILEQLRDNRIMRPRATYIGDVNRKYVPIEER, from the coding sequence ATGGCAGAATTAATGAGAGGTTTAGAAGGGGTAATCGCAGCTGAAACAAAAATCAGTTCAATTATCGATAGCCAACTCACATATGCGGGCTATGATATTGATGATTTAACTGAAAATGCACAATTTGAAGAGATTGTTTTCTTATTGTGGAATTATCGATTACCGACGAAACGAGAATTATCAGAATTAAAAGAAAAATTATTTGAGTATATGACTTTAAATCCAAGAATGTATAGTCATTTTGAAGAATATACGACTGATAAAGTACATCCTATGACGGCTTTACGTACATCGGTTTCATATTTAGCACACTTTGATGAAAATGCCGATGATAACGATGAAGAAGCATTACAAGAGCGTGCGATTCGTATCCAAGCAAAAATCGCATCACTCGTTGCTTCGTTTGCAAGAGTAAGAGAAGGAAAAGAACCAGTTAAGCCTGATCCTTCTTTAAGCTATGCAGCGAATTTCTTATATATGCTTAGAGGGGAAAAACCGACTGATGTAGAAGTAGAAGGTTTTAATAAAGCATTGATTTTACATGCGGATCACGAATTGAATGCATCTGCGTTTACAGCGCGTTGTGCCGTGTCATCATTATCAGATATGTATTCAGGTGTCACTGCTGCAGTATCATCGTTAAAAGGGCCATTACATGGTGGTGCAAATGAACGTGTGATGCAAATGTTGACTGAAATTGGTTCAGTGGACAACGTTGAAGATTACTTACAAAAAGCATTTGCAAATAAAGATAAAGTAATGGGCTTCGGTCACCGGGTATATAAAAATGGTGATCCACGTGCGAAATACTTGAAAGAAATGAGCCAAAAAATCACTAATGAAACTGGACAAAGTGAATTGTTCGATGTTTCTGTTAAAATTGCAGAAATCATGAAAGAAGAAAAAGGATTATTACCTAACGTTGACTTCTACAGTGCGACAGTGTATCACAGCATGGGCATTGATCATGATCTCTTTACACCAATTTTTGCGGTAAGTCGTACATCGGGTTGGACTGCACACATCTTAGAACAATTAAGAGATAACAGAATTATGCGTCCTCGTGCAACATATATCGGTGATGTTAACCGTAAATATGTACCAATTGAAGAACGCTAA